Below is a genomic region from Henckelia pumila isolate YLH828 chromosome 3, ASM3356847v2, whole genome shotgun sequence.
ATCTTCCCAAATCTCAAAGCCCGTcatttcacttttttttttacctttatTTGACTTGATATCTCATCCTTCATATTTCTATGTATAACTCATCCTTATCAttacttttgaaaaaaaaaaatacatagatAAACTAATATACCCTCTCccaatttaaaatattcaaaaataatctAATCCAAATTTTATGAATACATAAGTAAACTAAGATTATTTATAATAGGTGGAGGGTAAAATTGTAATTTGTCCATCAATCATTACTTCAATGTCAAAATTAATAACTCGAAATAAACATGTTACATTTTatccattattattattattatatatccattaaactcattttaatAGTTCTAGTATGATTTATCCACATATAATCATATCTTATTAAGTAAATGTAgtcttagtatttaattaagatttttgttgaatttttttaaaaaatatttgtggaaAAATGTATttactttatctacaagaaaataaaaaataaagtattttggtatttcaatttttttagaaactgaattattattatctaatatgcacacactttgtcaattttgatcttatcatattatctacaagaaaatataaaataaagtattttggtatttcaatttttttgggaactgaatccttatctaatatgcacacactttgtcaattttaaccttatcataataatcaattttacatataaatattgatttacgTTCATGCCctaactaaaatattttttttacttttataactctatatatttttatatggtttTGTTTATATTGTAAATGAAAGGATAAATTTGTTATTTCATAATTGTAAAACTTTGACCTTTtattattcacacttttaaataggtatatatatatatatatatatatatatatatatagataataaAAGATAATAGATATATTTTTAGGGAGAGAATCTCTATTAATTATTGTTGTAACATTTAACTTACACCATCacttataatattatttgacTTGGTCGTATGGtcgtataatatttatttagcGCCACTGCGTCATTTATCGAACTAGACAAACCCTTAGAAAGAAGTTAAAACATGTTATATCAGACAATTCCATTACCTAGACAACTAttgtcaaattaatttattcgaTCTATATtgaatcaaaataaaacaaattataaAGTTACGCGATCATTATCCAGCCTTCACATGATATGTGTCTAAATCTCAAAATATCTTATGTCGGGAGAGTTTCATTTGAGCTAATAACATTTGAAAATGATAAAATGAATTGAAAGCACGTAACATAACTCATTCATATATACATAGAGCGGGATTGATTATAATTATACACAATTTCAATTATGTTAACAAAATTTGATAGAAATGAGATCAAAATAAATTCTGGTACAACATCGTGTTTGATTCAACAAAAATCATCTTTATCACTTTCATACTGTTGGCATAGCAAATGCCATCCAGTACTGATTGCTGCAACTTCTTTCTTCATAGCCACTGCAACTTCTTTCTTCATAGCCTTGGTGGAGTGTGCAGCTATCTTCTTCACAATAGAAACTCTAATGTCACTCCTCTTACCTGTCAAACAAGGAAGTTCGTTAACAAACATCAACCCAAGAATCATCAATCCAGACAACATAAAAACACTACGAGGCAATTGACAATTAGCAGTCGTACCAATTAATAGATAAACATATTCAAATTTGTAATCACTGTTTTGCAAACAAATGAAACTCAAAAAGTAAAATGCAAAgccaatagaactaaaactGCCTGAATGCACTGAAAAATCgaaaaatcaaatcattgaTGGCAGAGAACGTAATTGTACACACCTTTGTTATTTGAGTTCTCAAAAGCACTAGTTGTTGCCAAAGAATCGGTTGAATTGGAAGGTTGTTCTTGGGATTGCTTTCTCCTCTGCATCAACAAGAATAACAAGGTCGTCGTCACAATTTCAACAAAAACAGGCTTCTGCCAATTAAGGTCTCAGCATAAATACATGGTGTGCTAATATATACTGATTTGAAAAAGTCCTTAGCTGGAAACAAATTATGACTGTTTGACACACTGCAATTCTATCACAACTCTTGTCATAAGAATTTTCAGAGATAGTAGAAAAGACCACAGGTTAAGGATCCCAGTTACTCCAGAAACCTCTTTCTTACCAGAGGACTAAACATAAATACAACGGCAagttgaaatatttaaacataaaGTGAAACATGTCTCAAGGGGACAATCCCAGCAAGCCATAAGGATAACCATGCAAAACATAGATTTGCTTACTGGAAAACTAAAGAAAAAcatagggaaaaaaaaaaaagaaaatacaaatTTACACAGTGAACAGTATAGTTTCTACTGCGACCACGAGAATTGCATAACTCAACCAAATACCCAAAACGAAACTTTTACCTTTAAGAAACCTGAGGAGGTTTCACCATTACCAGGCGGAAGAAAATCCTCATTATCATCGATATCTCCCTCGTCAATTCTTCGTATGGCACAAGCCTCTCTTTGTCCCTATTTCAATGATGGAATGTGATTGAATTAGAAAACTCCAAAACAACGCACGTAGGGAAGATGAGGatcaaaaacaaaagaaaacaacCAACAAGGCAGTGTGTATGCCTGTCGGGATGTTTTAAagtatacatatataaaatgaGTATGCAAAAATATTCAAGCagcaaaatattaaaaatgagtTCTTAAAAGTTGAGGTGATCTTGGAATTAAACATGTCGCTGGATttaatttacggtaaaaagaaGAGAGAGAATGGCTGCTGTCATGTATTTATCCTAATAGTCATAGTGAAAATTAGAAAAAAGAGACGATGCCGCGGTTGAAAAACTGTGACAAAGATTAAGGCTTAGATTATTGGGCTCAATTGACTTCTCACCTTAAATACTGATTTTACAACAGCTTCATCTTCCTCTTCCAAGATACGTTCCTATAAAACAAACAATATAATATGCAGTCAGAATAAAATGTG
It encodes:
- the LOC140893492 gene encoding uncharacterized protein → MLEALQHSNEKKERILEEEDEAVVKSVFKGQREACAIRRIDEGDIDDNEDFLPPGNGETSSGFLKRRKQSQEQPSNSTDSLATTSAFENSNNKGKRSDIRVSIVKKIAAHSTKAMKKEVAVAMKKEVAAISTGWHLLCQQYESDKDDFC